A genomic stretch from Vicia villosa cultivar HV-30 ecotype Madison, WI unplaced genomic scaffold, Vvil1.0 ctg.000494F_1_1, whole genome shotgun sequence includes:
- the LOC131629006 gene encoding uncharacterized protein LOC131629006 — MEGVAGVQREGGWIKAARRHFRGWVPRWDVFPARSNVEGDVTSFYISEFPDNCRAEDLFGLFGCIGSSVEVAIAPRRNKLGKRFGFARFSDVVDARGLGVKLDNVTFEGKKIHANIPRFERQGAGGGKQGRRVSSYTYAAREATANGPQVKPWGGIRYNGRSFCDVVNNVPRRDCLVETQTPVVCVSSKEEIERFSKAWVGQLSILGSGNSIQKSIERAGFFGVVVSPLGAKMCLLEEIEDGAMAEFLGEDDGWWKSWFVGMSKWSKEVVDVSRAVWIRVFGIPCLGWNSTVFSSVGNRIGKFICVDEATAGGRKLDVARIQVCSDFTSTIPKFLDLKLDGNTFRLVIEVEHQPVYSSVCSPGLTCESLSSDSIDSDECESWGDQMSMNCGNSLEHRGYDDDFIYEDQVVGDSVLDPVSVPSEAKSRDAPEPLNEDSAAESAAGTGKETARLGGAFDRAVLSVSSGGRKVRVSNHQQRASSVSEEGENSTVPCSLKRNQVLVHKKAKYRKVAEFGGNSKTKLLRKMKGMSSKGKFKKALKFNRSGVVTADTVEVLNDIDQGKVYSKNGGLSLGGDVSVSVGNQSESDYILANNLRQWKMVNDEDGQKLKSAIEALGVDCSKGRPPNGRKMEDGKGKEVVSVLSEKEFPLPLK; from the coding sequence ATGGAAGGTGTGGCTGGGGTTCAGAGAGAAGGAGGGTGGATCAAGGCGGCGCGTCGTCACTTTCGTGGATGGGTTCCGCGTTGGGATGTTTTTCCGGCAAGGAGTAATGTAGAAGGTGATGTTACTTCGTTCTACATTTCAGAGTTTCCCGATAACTGCAGAGCAGAAGACCTCTTTGGTTTATTCGGATGTATTGGCAGTTCGGTGGAGGTAGCAATTGCACCGAGGAGAAACAAATTAGGCAAACGGTTTGGTTTCGCGAGATTCTCAGATGTCGTAGATGCTCGAGGGTTGGGTGTTAAACTGGATAATGTGACATTCGAAGGTAAGAAAATACACGCGAATATTCCAAGGTTTGAGAGACAAGGAGCTGGGGGTGGGAAGCAGGGGCGGAGAGTTTCGTCTTATACTTATGCTGCGCGCGAGGCTACTGCAAATGGTCCTCAGGTCAAGCCTTGGGGAGGGATTAGGTATAATGGCAGATCATTTTGTGATGTGGTGAATAACGTTCCAAGAAGGGACTGTTTGGTGGAAACTCAGACACCTGTGGTTTGCGTTTCGTCGAAGGAGGAAATAGAGAGGTTTTCAAAGGCTTGGGTTGGTCAGCTAAGCATTTTGGGTTCTGGTAATAGCATTCAGAAGAGCATTGAAAGAGCAGGATTTTTTGGTGTAGTGGTGTCGCCGCTTGGGGCAAAGATGTGTCTATTGGAGGAAATTGAGGACGGGGCGATGGCAGAATTTTTGGGGGAGGATGATGGTTGGTGGAAGAGTTGGTTTGTAGGGATGTCGAAGTGGAGCAAGGAGGTGGTGGACGTTTCGAGGGCGGTGTGGATTCGTGTGTTTGGGATTCCTTGTCTGGGGTGGAATTCTACAGTTTTTTCCTCAGTGGGCAATCGAATTGGAAAATTCATTTGTGTCGATGAAGCAACTGCAGGTGGTCGTAAACTTGATGTCGCCAGAATCCAGGTTTGCTCTGATTTCACCTCTACCATCCCAAAGTTCCTTGATCTGAAGCTGGATGGGAACACTTTTAGGCTAGTTATAGAAGTTGAACATCAACCAGTTTATTCTTCTGTTTGTTCTCCGGGTCTGACTTGCGAGTCTCTTTCCTCTGATTCGATCGACTCTGATGAATGCGAGTCGTGGGGAGATCAAATGTCTATGAATTGTGGTAACAGTCTGGAGCATAGGGGTTACGATGATGATTTCATCTATGAAGATCAGGTTGTGGGAGATTCAGTTTTGGACCCGGTGTCTGTTCCATCAGAGGCGAAGAGTCGGGATGCGCCGGAGCCTTTGAATGAGGACTCTGCTGCTGAGTCGGCAGCGGGAACAGGGAAGGAGACGGCGAGGTTAGGTGGAGCTTTCGATAGAGCTGTGTTGTCTGTTAGTTCCGGCGGCAGGAAAGTAAGAGTTTCCAACCATCAGCAGAGAGCCTCTTCGGTGTCGGAGGAAGGGGAAAATTCGACAGTTCCGTGTTCCCTGAAGAGAAACCAAGTTTTAGTTCACAAAAAGGCTAAGTATAGGAAAGTGGCTGAGTTTGGAGGTAATTCTAAAACCAAACTTTTAAGAAAGATGAAGGGAATGAGTAGTAAGGGGAAGTTCAAAAAAGCCTTGAAGTTTAACAGGTCAGGAGTAGTGACAGCGGATACTGTGGAGGTGTTAAATGATATTGATCAAGGAAAGGTTTATAGTAAGAATGGAGGATTGTCTTTAGGAGGGGATGTTTCGGTTTCGGTTGGCAACCAATCCGAGAGTGATTATATTTTGGCAAACAATTTAAGACAATGGAAAATGGTGAATGATGAGGATGGTCAAAAGCTAAAATCGGCGATTGAGGCATTAGGGGTGGATTGTTCCAAAGGTAGACCTCCTAACGGTAGGAAAATGGAAGATGGAAAAGGAAAAGAGGTGGTGAGTGTTTTGTCCGAGAAGGAGTTCCCGCTTCCGTTGAAATGA